From the genome of Eublepharis macularius isolate TG4126 chromosome 12, MPM_Emac_v1.0, whole genome shotgun sequence, one region includes:
- the LOC129339944 gene encoding vomeronasal type-2 receptor 26-like, giving the protein MVLLQLFPCIACKADVKNCAIKEIPIPHEWYQPGDLLIGGMTSQFTHDVHELKFKEYVPEDLLIHMATKFYQHPLALAFAVDEINRNPKILPNVTLGFHIYDCYNNDKMTYRTTLDLLYKSHRYFPNYECDTQKNLMAIIGALDSETSFQMADILDLYKIPQLTYGSFPPVDRDNSKLPSFFRMVPNETHQFLGLVRLLQHFGWTWVGLLAVSGDSGEHFLQEMVSLLSENGICEAFAETIIKQGGWDTRENVDDLYSSIHTALLNSTVNTIILYGKATTIIPLTTFLHLENELLENNSFRRVWIMTAQIDFGLIFLQRACGLEFFQGTIFFSIHSQELPAFQKFLRNIKPYQAQGDGFLKDFWEQAFVCSLPDPEETSMVDGTCTGEERMERIPGPFFEMHMTGHSYSIYNAVYAIAHALNALYLSHSNSRPILGGGKRDGLQDLQPWQLHPFLQCVSFNNSAGERVSFNDDKEVEGGFDVMNLVTFPNRSYSRMKIGKVDPDALEGKELIIAEERILWQSRFNQAVPLSLCTDFCHPGSQKQKKEGEKFCCYNCVPCPDGKIANQKDMEDCIKCPEDQYPSKDQDRCILKTITFLSYEEPLGISLASLAVSFSLITVLVLGIFVKFRETPIVKANNRNITYALLISLLLCFISSLLFLGQPTKVTCYLRQSAFGTIFSVAVSCVLAKTVTVVVAFMATKPGSSMKKWMGKRLTNSIIFLCFLIQATICILWLGTSPPFPDLDMQSMTKEIVAGCKEGSTLMFYSVFGYLGFLSLISLTVAFLARKLPDSFNEAKFITFSMLMFCSVWVSFVPTYLSTKGKSMVAVEIFSILASSAGLLCCIFSPKCYIILLRPELNKREQLIRRKN; this is encoded by the exons TATGGCAACAAAGTTTTACCAGCACCCCCTGGCCTTGGCATTTGCTGTAGATGAGATCAACAGGAATCCCAAGATTTTACCCAATGTCACTCTCGGATTCCACATCTATGATTGCTACAATAATGATAAGATGACCTACCGTACTACTCTGGATCTGCTCTACAAATCACATAGATATTTTCCCAACTATGAATGTGACACTCAAAAAAACCTAATGGCCATCATAGGAGCACTTGATTCTGAGACCTCCTTCCAAATGGCAGACATTCTAGATctctacaagattccacag ctCACGTATGGGTCATTTCCCCCTGTGGACAGGGACAACTCGAAACTCCCTTCCTTCTTCCGCATGGTTCCCAATGAAACCCATCAGTTCTTAGGTCTTGTCCGGTTACTTCAGCATTTTGGATGGACGTGGGTTGGACTCTTAGCTGTGAGTGGTGACAGTGGAGAACATTTCCTGCAGGAAATGGTGTCGTTGCTTTCAGAAAATGGAATCTGTGAAGCCTTTGCAGAGACAATTATAAAGCAAGGTGGTTGGGATACCCGAGAAAATGTTGATGATTTATATTCAAGCATTCACACAGCTTTACTAAATAGCACAGTCAATACAATTATCctctatggaaaagctacaaccaTTATTCCACTGACCACATTTCTACATCTTGAGAATGAATTGCTGGAAAATAATTCATTCAGACGGGTGTGGATTATGACTGCCCAGATTGATTTTGGATTAATATTCCTCCAAAGGGCCTGTGGTCTTGAATTCTTCCAAGGTACCATCTTCTTCTCAATTCACTCACAGGAGCTTCCAGCATTTCAGAAATTTCTTAGAAACATAAAACCATATCAGGCGCAGGGAGATGGATTTCTCAAAGATTTCTGGGAACAAGCATTTGTCTGCTCACTTCCTGATCCCGAGGAAACATCGATGGTTGATGGAACATGTACTggggaggagaggatggagagAATTCCTGGGCCTTTCTTTGAAATGCACATGACCGGCCACAGCTACAGCATCTATAATGCTGTCTATGCCATAGCGCATGCTCTGAATGCCTTATATTTATCTCACTCTAACAGTAGACCAATTTTGGGTGGTGGCAAAAGAGACGGCCTTCAGGATCTCCAACCTTGGCAG CTTCATCCCTTTCTTCAATGCGTGTCCTTTAACAACTCAGCAGGAGAAAGAGTATCTTTTAATGATGATAAGGAAGTGGAAGGGGGGTTTGATGTCATGAACTTGGTGACATTTCCCAACAGGTCCTATAGTAGAATGAAAATTGGAAAGGTGGACCCTGatgccttggaaggaaaagaactgaTCATTGCTGAGGAGAGAATTCTGTGGCAGAGCCGTTTTAACCAG GCGGTGCCCCTTTCATTGTGCACTGACTTCTGCCATCCTGGGTCTCAGAAgcaaaagaaggaaggagagaaatttTGCTGTTACAATTGTGTTCCTTGCCCAGATGGAAAAATTGCAAACCAGAAAG atatggAGGACTGTATCAAATGCCCAGAAGATCAATATCCAAGCAAAGACCAAGATCGATGTATTCTCAAGACAATCACTTTTCTGTCCTATGAAGAACCCTTAGGGATCAGTTTAGCTTCACTTGCAGTTTCTTTCTCTCTAATCACTGTGTTGGTCCTGGGGATTTTTGTTAAGTTCAGGGAAACtcccatagtcaaagccaacaaccgaaATATAACCTATGCTCTACTCATCTCTCTCTTGCtctgttttatttcttctttactGTTCCTCGGACAACCTACCAAGGTCACCTGTTACCTCCGGCAATCTGCTTTTGGCACAatcttctcagtggctgtttcttgtgTTTTGGCCAAAACTGTCACCGTGGTTgtagctttcatggccaccaaacCAGGATCCAGCATGAAGAAATGGATGGGGAAAAGACTGACCAACTctataatttttctttgtttccttATTCAAGcaaccatttgtattttgtgGTTAGGAACATCTCCTCCCTTCCCAGATTTAGATATGCAATCAATGACTAAGGAGATTGTAGCAGGGTGTAAGGAAGGGTCTACCCTCATGTTTTATAGTGTTTTTGGCTACTTAGGATTTCTGTCCCTCATCAGCttgactgtggctttcctagccaggaagctgccagacagtttcaatgaagccaaattcatcaccttcagcatgctaaTGTTTTGCAGCGTTTGGGtgtcttttgttccaacctacctgagcaccaaagggaaatccATGGTtgctgtggagatcttctccatcttggcttcCAGTGCTGGGTTATTGTGCTGTATCTTTTCCCCCAAGTGCTATATTATTCTTCTGAGACCTGAATTGAATAAAAGGGAACAGTTAATACGGAGAAAGaattag